One Panicum virgatum strain AP13 chromosome 9K, P.virgatum_v5, whole genome shotgun sequence genomic region harbors:
- the LOC120651358 gene encoding uncharacterized protein LOC120651358, translated as MAQLSSAGLLAVTLLLLAAAAAVSGQPSPQYTLPACQNDIDALWHNCKQYVQKEGPKQKPSSACCRTVQHADAHKSCVCDYLGSREAKEKLSMEKVFYVTNQCGVTVPAGCGSKQS; from the exons ATGGCCCAGCTGAGCTCTGCTGGCCTCCTGGCCGTGACGCTCCTCCTCcttgcagctgcagcagcagtttCAGGTCAACCATCTCCACAGTACACACTCCCAGCCTGCCAGAATGACATCGACGCACTGTGGCACAACTGCAAGCAGTACGTCCAGAAGGAGGGGCCCAAGCAGAAGCCGTCTTCCGCCTGCTGCAGAACCGTGCAGCACGCAGATGCCCATAAGTCCTGTGTCTGCGACTATCTGGGCTCCCGCGAAGCCAAGGAGAAATTAAGCATGGAGAAGGTGTTCTACGTCACCAACCAGTGCGGTGTCACCGTCCCTGCAGGCTGTG GGTCAAAGCAGTCCTGA
- the LOC120651357 gene encoding uncharacterized protein LOC120651357 has product MGEGVKAMLARPIQLADEVAKQCAAARSFRAECAELKARADKLAALLRQAARAPELYDRPAARIMAGATTALSRASALAARCARGHPRLRSLFTLSPASGFPRAVAALETALEDVAWLLRISSPGAAGDDDDDSLLGLPNIAQNEPILFFIWDHVARLHTGSPAARADSAANLASLARDSQHFAKLIIEEDGVPPLLKLLKDGTDEGQEAAARALGLLGCDAESVEKLVQAGVCSSFAAALKDPPMCVQAAVAEAIAALADRSSTCQDLFAQNNTVRYLVGHLASGTIQEHSRYSVGSNSSKNSTAAPQQPMKSLHSVVLAKTHSMRHTGGDRDTAIHTDEPPRMSNGGEQDAKRNPHMQSVVHSAIAAKTNTNGSFVCPFRPQLGTSGSSGRGAREAEDPEIKAHLKAMAAKALWKLARNHLGVCKSITESRALLCFAVLLEKGDGDMGTEVQFFSAMAIMEIARVAEHSLVLRQSAFKPSSPAAKAVVDQLLRVVRKGEYDELLLPCITALGCLARTFTASETRVIAPLVQLLDEREPPVTKEAVVALTKFACSENHLHVNHCKAIVDDCGARHLVQLVYLGDEIQIEALILLCYIALSVPESEELAQAGVLAVLLWASKQAHMVQDTRVEVLLRDAKSRLELFQSRASR; this is encoded by the coding sequence atgggggagggggtgaaggcGATGCTAGCCCGGCCGATCCAGCTGGCCGACGAGGTCGCCAAgcagtgcgccgccgctcggagCTTCCGCGCCGAGTGCGCCGAGCTCAAGGCGCGCGCCGACAAGTTGGCCGCGCTGCtgcggcaggcggcgcgggcgccggaGCTCTACGACCGCCCCGCTGCCCGGATAATGGCGGGGGCCACCACGGCGCTTTCCAGGgcctccgccctcgccgcccggTGCGCGCGGGGCCACCCGCGGCTCCGCAGCCTCTTCACGCTCAGCCCCGCCTCCGGGTTCCCGCGGGCCGTCGCGGCGCTCGAAACGGCCCTCGAGGACGTCGCGTGGCTGCTCCGCATCTCCtcgcccggcgccgccggggacgacgacgacgactcgcTCCTCGGCCTCCCCAACATCGCGCAGAACGAGCCCATCCTCTTCTTCATCTGGGACCACGTCGCGCGCCTGCACACGGGCTCCCCCGCTGCCCGCGCCGACTCGGCCGCCAACCTCGCCTCGCTCGCCCGCGACAGCCAGCACTTCGCCAAGCTCATCATCGAGGAGGACGGCGTGCCGCCGCTCCTCAAGCTTCTCAAGGACGGCACCGACGAGGGCCAGGAGGCTGCCGCTCGCGCGCTGGGTCTGCTCGGATGCGACGCCGAGAGCGTCGAGAAGCTCGTGCAGGCGGGGGTGTGCTCCTCCTTCGCAGCCGCGCTCAAGGACCCGCCCATGTGCGTGCAggctgcggtggcggaggcCATCGCTGCCCTCGCCGACCGGAGCTCCACGTGCCAGGACCTCTTTGCTCAGAACAACACCGTGCGGTACCTGGTTGGCCACCTTGCCTCCGGGACCATCCAGGAGCACAGCAGGTACTCTGTCGGCTCCAATAGCTCCAAGAACAGCACTGCTGCGCCACAGCAGCCCATGAAGTCGCTCCACTCTGTGGTACTTGCCAAGACGCATAGCATGCGCCACACCGGTGGTGATCGCGACACCGCAATTCACACTGATGAGCCGCCGAGGATGTCCAACGGAGGCGAGCAAGATGCGAAAAGGAACCCCCATATGCAGTCGGTGGTGCACTCTGCCATAGCTGCCAAAACAAACACAAATGGCTCATTTGTTTGTCCGTTCAGGCCTCAGCTTGGAACTAGTGGCTCCAGTGGCCGTGGTGCTCGTGAGGCGGAGGATCCTGAGATCAAGGCACATTTGAAGGCCATGGCTGCGAAAGCATTGTGGAAACTGGCCCGTAACCATTTGGGTGTCTGCAAGAGCATTACAGAGTCTCGTGCGCTTCTGTGCTTTGCTGTACTTCTTGAGAAGGGTGATGGAGATATGGGCACTGAAGTACAGTTCTTCTCGGCAATGGCAATCATGGAAATTGCACGTGTTGCTGAGCATAGCCTTGTTCTGCGGCAGTCGGCATTCAAGCCCAGCTCCCCAGCAGCTAAGGCTGTGGTTGATCAGCTGCTCCGCGTCGTCCGCAAGGGTGAATATGATGAGTTGCTCCTCCCATGTATCACCGCCCTTGGCTGCCTTGCACGTACCTTCACAGCTAGTGAAACTAGGGTCATCGCCCCTCTTGTGCAGCTTCTTGATGAGCGTGAGCCACCAGTCACCAAGGAAGCAGTGGTTGCACTCACTAAGTTTGCATGCTCTGAGAACCACCTACATGTGAACCATTGCAAAGCCATTGTCGATGATTGTGGTGCTCGCCATCTTGTCCAGCTTGTCTACCTCGGTGACGAAATTCAGATTGAGGCGCTGATACTACTCTGTTACATTGCACTGTCTGTGCCTGAGAGCGAGGAGCTCGCGCAGGCTGGGGTGCTAGCTGTGCTGCTCTGGGCATCAAAGCAGGCTCACATGGTGCAGGACACACGTGTTGAGGTGCTACTGCGAGATGCCAAGTCGAGGCTAGAGTTGTTCCAGTCCAGGGCCTCCAGATGA